The genomic interval CTCCAGCTTGACGGGATCAACGGTGTTCTGGCTCTGGGGCATGAAAGTCATGGTTCAACCTGCCTTCTGTCATCGACGCTAGAGCAATTCCAGGAAAAGTGCGAAGCGGTTTTCCGTCCGGAATTGCGCAAATTCAAAAGATTAGAGCGGTTCTGCGCTTCCGTGAAAAGCTGAACCGCTCTAAGAGGCCCGAAGACTTAGACCCGTTTGCGGCGAAAATGAAGGGCAGGGCTCACGATTTGAAAGCGGCCGGAGGCGATTCCGGCCGCTTTCAGCGCAGACTCAAGCGGCCACGGACTGCTTGAGCAGGACCGAATTATGCTTCTCCAGAAACTGCATCAGCCGCTGCGGATAATCCTCGCCGACGGCATCCTGCACACTCCCGCGCTCGGACAAGGCTTTCCGCCAGCGCGTCACCCGCTCCAGCCCGTCGAAGATGCCGCTGTTTCCCAGCCTGTCGAAAACATCGAAATACCGAAAGACCGGCGCGAAGACGGCGTCGACGAGGCTGAAATTTTTGCCGGAAAAATATGGGCCGTCGGCGAGCGCCCTTTCAAGCGTCGCGAATTTGGCGACGAGCGCCTCGCGCTTGGCGTCCAGTTGTTCCTTATCACTGGCCGTTTCATAGCCCCAGAGATCGGAAAGCACGGACGAGCCGAATTCCATCCATCCGCGATGGCGGGCACGCGTCAGCGGGTCGGCGGGATGCAGCCCAGCACCCGGCTGCGTTTCCTCCAGATATTCGCAGATGACGCTGCTTTCGAATAATGCCTCTTCGCGGCCATCGTCCTCCTGAATCCGGAGCAGCGGCACCTTGCCGAGCGGCGAAATTTTTAAGAACCAGTCCGGCTTGTCGGCGAGATCGATATTGATGCGCTCGAACGACACGCCTTTTTCATGAAGCGCGATCGCGGCGCGCTGCACGTAGGGGCAGAGGTGATGGCTGATGAGGGTAAGCTTGCGCATGAACAATTCTCCTGGCGGTTTGCAAAGGACGGCAGTGAGATCTATGCAAATGCATCTAATACCGCTTGCAGCGGAATTCAAGATAGATGTAATTGCATTTATGTCTGAGACTAGGTCGAAACCAAGCGAATCCGCCGTTTCAGCCTGGACGTGTATCATACGCGCCCGGGAGCGCTTGCTCGGCGCGATCGAAGCCGAATTGAAAGCGGCCGGCATGCCGCCGCTTGCCTGGTATGA from Rhizobium lentis carries:
- a CDS encoding glutathione S-transferase family protein, whose amino-acid sequence is MRKLTLISHHLCPYVQRAAIALHEKGVSFERINIDLADKPDWFLKISPLGKVPLLRIQEDDGREEALFESSVICEYLEETQPGAGLHPADPLTRARHRGWMEFGSSVLSDLWGYETASDKEQLDAKREALVAKFATLERALADGPYFSGKNFSLVDAVFAPVFRYFDVFDRLGNSGIFDGLERVTRWRKALSERGSVQDAVGEDYPQRLMQFLEKHNSVLLKQSVAA